The DNA sequence ACAACCCACCAAGATCGCTGATGCACTTCTTTCATGATTATAGTGGCTTTTAGACTATTTTCTATTCATTCCAAAGTGACTAGATGCACTAACCCCCCCCCCATGTTTATAGGTCAGGACATCCAGCCCAAGCGTGATCTGACACGCTTTGTGAAATGGCCCCGCTACATTCGCCTACAGAGGCAGCGCTCCATCCTGTACAAGCGTCTGAAGGTCCCCCCTGCGATCAACCAGTTCACCCAGGCACTGGACCGCCAGACTGGTAGGTCTGTGCATGGGCTTATCAATATTGCTGAGTTGTGTATTGACATGGGGGAATTGTTTCTGAAGATGGCTGGTAATATTGTGGGTTTTGCAGATGATGTGAAAGAATATTTGCTAACTGAACAGCAATGTTGACACCCACCAAGATCACTGATGCACCTTACTGTACTTGAAAGACCCTCAAGCTGTTCGGCTGGATCCCTAACTTTTGACAAATTGAGTTGCAGATTTTTTTCTGCAATTCCTCAGATCCAGTGGGATGTACTAATTCTGTATCTCCACAGCCACACAGCTGTTCAAACTGGCCCACAAGTACAGGCCGGAGACCAAGCAGGAGAAGAAGCAGAGGCTGCTGGCCCGCGCTGAGCAGAAGGCTGCTGGAAAGGGAGATACCCCAACCAAGAGGCCTCCTGTTCTCCGTGCAGGTGAGGCATGAGGGATTGAAGTCATTTTTAGATTACATACTTTGGCCTTGATGCAATGATGTTTGAATTTCTTCACCTGAAACAATCATGTAGTTTGAGCTTTTTAACTCTGAGCATCAGCCACAATAATTGTTTTTGACTAGTTCAACAGAACTTGTGGTTGAACATGTTTTTGATATCCATGTTGAATTCTCCCATAGGTGTGAACACGGTCACCACTCTAGTGGAAAGCAAGAAGGCCCAGCTGGTGGTCATTGCCCACGATGTGGACCCTATTGAGGTAGGACTCCTTTCACTATTCTATGGTTATTTTGCTCATTATGGGTGAGCTGTTGCAGACTTGATCATTATTCATGGGCTAATGTGGTTCTTTGCAATGATGCTTGAATTTCTTCACCTGAATCCTCAATGTGGATCAAAACATACAATCTTTTTAATTCTGAGCGAAGACTAATATTGCGGTTGAGAAGCAAAAGCACAGTCAAGTGTTTGGTCCACAAAGAATAGATACTTGACATTTTCTTTTCCCCTTTGTAGTTGGTGGTGTTCTTGCCTGCTCTGTGTCGTAAGATGGGTGTCCCTTACTGCATTGTCAAGGGAAAGGCCAGGTTGGGACGACTGGTGCACAGAAAGACCTGTACTTCAGTTGCCTTCACACAGACAAACCCGTAAGTAACAGGTGGCATAGCCAAACATCTGTGAAAGTGGTGTTGATGCACTAAGGCCTAGGAATTTGGTGTTGATGCACTAAGGCCTAGGAATTTGGTGTTGATGCACTAAGGCCTAGGAATTTGGTGTTGATGCACTAAGGCCTAGGAATTTGTGCTTTATAATATTGATTAAATCCTTTGGCGATGATGTATGAATTTCTTCAACTGAACATGTTGCTTTGTGAGCTTTTTAACCGTGAACCAAAGGATTGTGTGCAGTGTTTAACTGGCGCTCAAATGTTCTTTGTGACGATGCACTGACGACATGTTCCTACCTTTTCAGTGAGGACAAAGGTGCCCTTGCCAAGCTGGTGGAAGCCATCAAGACCAACTACAATGACAGATACGAGGAGGTGAGTGGCTGGTCTGCCCCCACCATCTTTGGTGTTTATGGGGCTCTgaatagtccttctgtagcacagttggtagagcatggcgcttgtaacgccagggtagtgggttcgattcccgggaccacccatacgtagaatgtcgctttggataaaagcgtctgctaaatggcatttattattattattatttatctttGTTAATATTGACAAGTAGACAAGCCAGTATGTTTTGGTGTCCTGAAGATGGAATGGATTATCTTGTGTGTTCACATGGCTTGACATCTTTGCTCTCTTAAAAGGGATATTGCCACCCACTAGGATCACTGATGCAATTTCTTTGTTAACGATCCTTTGCATGTGTTAATTTCTGTATATGGCTTCAAGGGCGGGGAATTGGCAGGAACCTCACGATACAATTTCACGATATTTAGGCGCCGATACAAAATGTATTGTGATTTTTATGTTCCAAACGTATTGCTCACTGTATGCTGCAGGGAGACCGAGGACCTGAAAACGAGTTCTGATCAATTGGGGAAATGGTAGTGCTGAACATGTTGGCTCACTAATTTTTGTGGGATtgagaacaagctataggattAAAAATACCAGCCTTTTGGCACAGCGGACTAGCTCTAGCTAGCGCTACCTTTTTACAAACTGATACTGGAGTCAAATATCGATTGTCAAAAATATTGCGATATCCTGTTGCTACATAACTGGAGGGGATCTGGAGGCACACAAGTCACCAGATTGCTGCAGTCTTCGCCTTTCTGTCTTATGCCATTCTCCACCAGGCTGAATTAAATCATGACAATGTGCTTCCTTTCCTAGATCCGTCGTCACTGGGGAGGTGGTATCATGGGCCCCAAGTCCACCGCCCGCATCACAAAGCTGGAGAAGGCAAAGGCCAAGGAACTGGCCACCAAGCTCGGATAAACTGTTTTGCTATCAAAATAAATGTTCCAAGAAATATGCAAGTTTTTGTCTGGTCTTTTGTCAGATTTGATTGtgtgtatactgaacaaaacatTTAAACAATTTTACAGAGTTCAGAAAAGGAAATCATTCAATTGAAGGAATGGGGCGGCAGCCCcattgtggttagagcgttggactagtaaccggaaggttgcgagttcaaaccccccagctgacaaggtacaaatctgtcattctgcccctgaacaaggcagttaacccaccgttcctaggccgtcattgaaaataagaatgtgttcttaactggttaaataaaggtaaaattaaatgcaAACTAGTCTCCTTTCAGCGAAATTCGCAGTTTTGAATGCAACATGTGAACTACGAAATTCGTGTAGATCTGATGAGAAAAGTTTGGCTGTATGTGAACAAGTGGCTCAGCCAATCATTCACATGCAGgaaaattgttttatttaatttttccGTGAAAAGACAGAACTTacctaaaaataaaaataaatacaaatgtaaaaCTAAATAATAAAGAAAAGTATATCATTTTTAAAGAAACTAATGACTTATGGCTAAGTCATGCTCCTTTGTAAAGTATTTTGAATGattttatttagacaggagtaaTTATATTTTTGGCTAAACATCTATTTACTTTGGGGGAATCGAGCATCCAGCAAGACTTAAAACCTCAACGTCAATATGGAGAAGTCATATAAGTAAAAACAAATATAAATAAGttagaaattgtgctactaatgcacatgaCGGCATAAACACGTCTCGTAAAAGTAATGTTTTGTTTGGTTAGATTCTGaaaattgtagaaataaaaaatgttccttCAGAAGTTACATGctaggcaggctaacgttagttagcttaGTAATTTGCTAGTTATCATACAGAAGGTgtatattaataattatatagTTACTACAGGTAGACatgcaatcataattgactgtagcacatataaagcacccacaagcTACCGGCTGAAAACACAATCGTCGCGGGACGACCGAGTGAATTTCCGGGCAAGGGCGGTCCATTTAAAATTAATTtcttcctccctcaccctgcAAGTGTAAACTCTTCAGACATCATGACACGTCATCAGGAGTGTCCACTTAAGTTGAGGGCTGGGGGGAGAGGGTGTGTTTTAAGTGTTTGGAATACAGCCCTTGAAGGATAGCTCTTGTCCCAAAATAGCCCAGAATGCCCATTGACAACGCATAGGAAACATACACAATGGGCGTTAATGCGATTTCAATAGAGTTTCCATCTCCTCAAAAGTATCTCTGGAAATATTAGTGTCCCTGAAGCAACGTCAAGATTTCTGGTTTATAGATTTTCCCTTCCAAATAAAAGTCTGCGCTAAAACTGTATGATACAGAATAATTTTTGCAGCTTTGCATAGTGCAtaatgttaaaaaatatatatattataactaCATGGGGGAAAAATCTCAACTGAAGAGAATTACTACTTTGTATAAGATAACAAATATTAGAAGGTGGAGCACATTTTGAAATGTTTGTAGTTTAAATAAATGAATGTAAAGAACATAATAATAATAGGCTACCGAAACAATATAAtgaacatttaaaaacattattttgattgTATGGTTAATTTGAACTAACTGGTGCTATTGTTCAAGGATACAATgtttaaaatgtaatgtttaaGGAAAGTCCTGCTGTATTTTTGTTGTGTTGCACAAACAAATGACACTGTACAGGAAACACGATTGATTGTGCGTCCATAAAACCAGGGTCCAGTCGTTTTCTCGCTAAAGTCCTTATTATACAAAAAGCAAGGTCATAGCAAGTGTTGCTGGACTTTTACTGTGATCAAACAGCTTAAAATGGAGCTACTGGacactatacagtacatatataagTGTTGCTGGACTTTTACTGTGATCAAACAGCTTAAACTGGAGCTACTGGacactatacagtacatatctaGCACTGTACAAGCAAAACAATTGATTGAATGTCCATAAAACCAGGGTCCAGTATATTCACTATAGTCCCTAGAATCAGTgtcgattttagcatgtaaatcttggtgggtcAAGATATTTCAATATTTTTAGATGCTTGCCAGCAAagcccctattcaacacaacactaaaaaATACATTActtgcactataatggtgacaaactgTGCCCACAAACTGCTCTACATAAAACtgcccaacagcagagctttcttttcagcaccatggagtgaatccttaccaccgccacacctggttatcagcggagccttgtctggcagacAAACAGTTAaatcagcctcatttactgccatttgataaaaaaaacataactgatatggctgacttgccaTTAATCTAATGTGTTTTTTACTGACAAttgaggcaatccgtaatttcgattaagacattaatgagtgatCTAAGACGGACGTCGTGTAGTCAatgtaactatttgttcagcacttaactcacaaaacaccagtctcaatgttaacagtgaagagacgactccgggatgttggccttctaggcagagttgcaaagaaaatgtcatatctcagactggccaataaaaataaaagattaagatgggcaaaagaacgcagacactggacagaggaactctgcctagaaggccagaatTTTAGAGGACACAAccaaaattacaggcctctcatctttttaagtgggagaacttgcacaattggtggctgactaaatacctttttgccccactgtgtgtgtgtgtgtatatatatatatatatatataaatggttATGGAACACAACCACCATCTCGACCCTAACCGATATGTCTCATACTATGTTGACCAAGTGGGTCATGGATTACCGGGTTACCATGGTTACCATGTAAAGCAGAGGTTAACCATTGAAAGAAACCCAGTAAGTCCGTTAACCATTGAAAGAAACCCAGTAAGTCCATTAACCATTGAAAGAAACCCAGTAAGTCCGTTAACCATTGAAAGAAACCCAGTAAGTCCGTTAACCATTGAAAGAAACCCAGTAAGTCCATTAACCATTGAAAGAAACCCAGCAAGTCCGTTAACCATTGAAAGAAACCCAGTAAGTCCATTAACCATTGAAAGAAACCCAGCAAGTCCGTTAACCATTGAAAGAAACCCAGTAAGTCCATTAACCATTGAAAGAAACCCAGCAAGTCCGTTAACCATTGAAAGAAACCCAGTAAGTCCATTAACCATTGAAAGAAACCCAGCAAGTCCGTTAACCATTGAAAGAAACCCAGTCAGTCCGTTAACCATTGAAAGAAACCCAGTAAGTCCATTAACCATTGAAAGAAACCCAGTAAGTCCATTAACCATTGAAAGAAACCCAGTAAGTCAAAGACGACGTAAAGTGAGGAGGTCTCGACCAAAAACTGCAAAAAGAATACTAATACTAAAATAACAACCACCATGGCTCTTTCATACCACATGTCCTCTAACACTATAAAGACAGAGCTCAATCTTTTCACGGCCCCCTTAACCCAATAGATAGGTCCTGTTATGTGGAGATAACCCCACTCTCTGCCATGACAGACAATGGACCTATAGAGTTTTTCATCCCAGGCCATTGTGACAACTACCTGGCCCTCAAAAACACCTTATTACATTTACGTGTCAAAGTGACCAAAATACATGGTACTAATATTGCAAATGATGCCAAGGTGAGCCTCATTAATTACCCAGTGGCCACCATCTTCTCCCAAGTGAACGTGACTTTGGGTGAACGTCTTATCAGTCAAAGCAGTGCCACCTATCCTTATAGGGCCATCATGGAATGTTTACTCAACTACTACGAAGACACTATTCAGCACTGGGCTGTTTATCAAGGATACTGCAGGAGCATCTATGGAAGACATAGATCCCACCACCGGTAAAAACAAAGGACTGGAGGCAAGTGCTCGCTACTGTACAGAATCTCGAGGGCCTATACACTCTGGCATTTTCTTTCAAGAATGTTTCCTCTTAAATTCGGTTGATTTAAGGCTAAAATTAACAAGGGCCAAGGAGGAGTTTTGTCTGATGTCTGCCTAAGACGGTGACTTTAGTTTAAAAGTGTTGGGGGCTACACTTTTTTATTATTAAAACGTGTCTGTATCTCCAGCACTTCATCTGGGTCTTTGATGAACtttgggaactctgggtctttgaTGGACtttgggaactctgggtctttgaTGAACtttgggaactctgggtctttgaTGGACtttgggaactctgggtctttgaTGGACtttgggaactctgggtctttgaTGAACtttgggaactctgggtctttgaTGAACtttgggaactctgggtctttgaTGAACtttgggaactctgggtctttgaTGAACtttgggaactctgggtctttgaTGAACtttgggaactctgggtctttgaTGAACtttgggaactctgggtctttgaTGATGCtttgggaactctgggtctttgaTGAACtttgggaactctgggtctttgaTGAACtttgggaactctgggtctttgaTGAACtttgggaactctgggtctttgaTGATGCtttgggaactctgggtctttgaTGATGCtttgggaactctgggtctttgaTGATGCtttgggaactctgggtctttgaTGCACtttgggaactctgggtctttgaTGAACtttgggaactctgggtctttgaTGATGCtttgggaactctgggtctttgaTGAACtttgggaactctgggtctttgaTGAACtttgggaactctgggtctttgaTGAACtttgggaactctgggtctttgaTGAACtttgggaactctgggtctttgaTGGACtttgggaactctgggtctttgaTGAACtttgggaactctgggtctttgaTGAACtttgggaactctgggtctttgaTGATGCtttgggaactctgggtctttgaTGATGCtttgggaactctgggtctttgaTGAACtttgggaactctgggtctttgaTGAACtttgggaactctgggtctttgaTGGACtttgggaactctgggtctttgaTGAACtttgggaactctgggtctttgaTGAACtttgggaactctgggtctttgaTGAACtttgggaactctgggtctttgaTGGACtttgggaactctgggtctttgaTGAACtttgggaactctgggtctttgaTGAACtttgggaactctgggtctttgaTGAACtttgggaactctgggtctttgaTGAACtttgggaactctgggtctttgaTGAACtttgggaactctgggtctttgaTGAACtttgggaactctgggtctttgaTGATGCTTTGATGAAAGGAAATTCTCTTTACCCTCTCCAAAGAATTACCATGAAAACATTCAGCATACCCGTGGGGAGTAGAATCTGCAGTaaaaaaaaacctgtttttaGGCCCGTTACCCCACTACATTGTTATAGGCTTGGTTGATCACGCCTCTAGTACAGGTAGCTTACATGAAAAAAAGACTCTCATTTTCAGCATTTCAATGCAGAGTATGTAGCTCTCTCCGCTAAGGTCTTCAAACCACAATTCAATAACATATCTGTGCGAGTATTTTACAATCTATTCCTGGCTACAGGGAGGCATCTAAAAGATCTCTCTTTACCTATTGACAGAAATGATTTTGCAGAGGGTTACACATTGTATGGTTTCAATTCATCACCCGATGATGACACCTCAGGAAATCTGTCTGCGGTGTCCCAAGGTTCACCTCAGGCAGGAAATGTGTTTCCGTTCACCTTTAGCTTGTTAATACATGCTCTGATTTAATCTTGGATGTGAATGCTCGAAGACAAGTCTTAGTGGATTGTTATTATTAATTAATATATTAAGGATCATTGAACAAAAACATGAATACCCAAAAGCTAGAAGGTCTCATGCGCTGCTTGATTGGAAAAACATTTGTGGAGTATGGGCTTGTGATGAACTACCTTTTGAGAAATGGAAAGATCGACCGGCCATCTTTATTGTCAATAACACATGCCTGGTGAACATTGATTGGCCTGCTGTGACATTAGAAGATGAAGGAGGTAGAAAAATCTCAACTTTTTTTGATTCCTTCGGCTTTCCCCCCCTGGATTTTCACGTATCTATTAAACAGTTTTTGAACAAAAATGGATCAAAGCTCTACTACAGCACAATATAACCTTTCTACTACATGTGGTCAACACTGTGTATTCTACCTATGCCAAAGAGCCTGTGGAGTTTCTTTTGAAGATGTTATGTCTCTTTATAACGATGATTTAAGAAGTGATGATAGCACCATAGATTGTTTTGTTAGAAAATATCAAAGGTGTTTAAGTATGTGTACTTTAATACTCTATAATCAAGGTGTATGTTCACATTAAATGTTTAAATGTCACAAATGTTAATtgtataatttaaaaaatatatatttattgaaTTGAATCAAAAGTCATTCAAAAGTCTAACCACCCTGAGAAATTAGGATTAGGAAAAGGTCCGGAGGCGCTCGGGGGTGAAGACTCACCCATAAATGTGTTATTATTAGCCCTTTAAAAGGGGGGAGGGGTTCCAAGAACATCTTTAGGAGAGCTGTAGCTCTTTGAAGTGTATGTTTTAAAGTTTGAGTCTGTTGGTGAAGCTTATAGTTTGGTAGACCTGAGAGTGGAATGGTGAGGACTGCCAGGGTTTTAAGACACTGACTCCACCCAGGAGGTCTTCTATCCTCCTCAACCTGTTGGTGAAGCTTATAGTTTGGTACCTGAGAGTGGAATGTTGAGGACTGCCAGGGCTTTAAGACACTGACTCCACCCAGGAGGTTTTCTATCCTCCTCAATCTGTTGGTGAAGCTTATAGTTTGGTACCTGAGAGTGGAATGGTGAGGACTGCCAGGGCTTTAAGACACTGACTCCACCCAGGAGGTCTTCTATCCTCCTCAATCTGTTGGTGAAGCTTATAGTTTGGTACCTGAGAGGGGAATGGTGAGGACTGCCAGGGCTTTAAGACACTGACTCCACCGAGGAGGTCTTCTGTCATCAGCAATCCTGTGGTACTTTAAAGCAAGTCCATCATATGAGAACCACTGACAACATCCCCCTGAAAGATAAACTCTCCTTTGTCATTCCAAGTAGCGGCCCCCTTTGAGTCTTTTATTTTGTTCATAATGTATCTAACATTTTTCCTGTTATGTGCTGGAACATGTGTCAACGGGGCATGCATAACATTATCTTCAACATGCATTTTCATCTTCAACCGGTAAGATCTCTGGTCTAGGCATTACAGGGACATTGCTCTCTCTATGCTCTTCATCCTTTAAAGGGTTCTGGTAGGGAAAGCGATAaatggttggtctctctctcaccttgttTAACCAAGTGCCAAATAACTTTGCAAGAGGTTTGTGTATTTTTGGACCTTATCATAGGGATTCAAACCTCTTCTGTTCAAAATATCCTTCATGGCCATATCCAAATCATTTTCGTCTGTATATCTGATCATTTCAGGACCGTGTAATTGCTGTTTAAGTCTATCCAACTCTTGTTGAGGCACTTAGTACATTTTATTGGCCATCACATTCTGTGTTCAACCCCCACATCTGGCAGCAATAAGGCTGGTGATGAAGGGCACGGCTCTACTTATTAAAGGTAGAAGAAAACCGCCAGGTTGTCTTTTCTTTTGAAGACTGGCCCTTTTATTGGAAAAGAGTTTGATGGCGGTCTTTTGTCTCTTTAATTTTTTAAATTGGGGGTCAGGGTGAGTGGAATGTGGCCTTTGAGAAGATTCAAAGAGCAATCTCACATAGTGATAATATGAGATCTGAAGAACAATGACCCAAGATGGCCTTGCGTTCTTTAGAGGTAGCCCCAACTAGGGATCTCAAGAGCAGTAGGTTTCTTTTTAAACACAgagacaaataaataaaataaaaaaatcggaATGTAAACTGTCGGCCACTCCCACGGAAACAATCCTGCTCGGAGCCTCAGGTGTTCTGGagtatttgattttaaatccACATTTAAGATGAGGAAATGGTGCTTTGGTAGCGTACTCATACCTTTCCATAAAGTAGGATTTCCTTCCAGTGTACATCTGCTGAGCTAGAATGTTTATTTTTAGTTTGTCTCTAGGGTTTTGAACTAAATCAAGTAATTGGCGTTAAAACGAAtggtacgtttttttttttaccttggtGAAACACATTTTGTACCAAGTAAAACACAGACAGGTTTGATATTGACTCAAAGCTCATGCTATTTCAGGATGTTCATTCCGGCAAAAAGCACATCATCCAAAACCAGCAGATTGTTTTTATAAGGAGGTAAAAGTTCATCGTCAGACAGGGATGCGGATGTTCCTTCAACAAACTTGATTTTTATTTTCTTCAACAACTCATCATACAAAGGTTGATAACATGAATAACACCACACAATATTGTCAGGTTTCTGAGATAATACATGTTCATCAGAACTCTGTAAAATACTTGTTACAAAACGAGTTTTATGGATGGGCCTGCGATTAAGGCCGATAATGGTAGTTGCAACCGGGGATAAAAACCTTCTACCGCAGCCATTATATCTTAAGGGTTAAGACATACAGGACTTGTAACATAAGTCAGTAGCCAAAGGGCAAGGTGGTCCCGTCAGGTACAAGCAGTCTCTTGTCATAGACTCAGGAATATTTTAGTAAGTGGGGCATTACATAGATGCAACCCATTTTTATCTCTAAAAATCTTTTTGTAGGAGTTAAAAATGTCTAATTCACTATTCCTGGTCATTTATGAACCCCTGACAAAGCGTGTGATTGATTCCAAGTTTACACGGGAGGCATTTTCATAATTTTGAGTCACGGCTTTGGCTTTCAACACCACATGATTGTCTTTAGTCCTAAAAGCATAGCTTTTGGGGCCACAGGATGACCACTCTATGATATGGTCACCAACTTCAAGTTCACTCATTAAACCACCCAGATAGTTGCTAAGAGGGGGGTTCCAATCACCAGGTTCTTACATAGACCACAGAGTCTGTGTTGTGGTAAAGAACCGGCCTCTGAACCTGCTCCACGAGGGTGTACAGTTCAAGACGACCATAGGCCGTGGTAAATAATGCaagaaacacatttacattacccgGGGGTAGAACCCAGGGCAATGTCTTGACTCAAGAATGAAGAATATGAAGTTTCATATTGGTCCGATAAAACAAATTCCATAAATTCTTCGGGATCTTTAATAATTGACATTGTCAACATATTACCTCTCTGGGATAATTTCTCCAAAGcgaatttaaatacatttaacaGATTTCTTTTGGTTTTGTTGACCTCTCTTCCGTCAGGGACAAAACGTATACCTTCTCTGTCGTGATAGTCCTGAATGTACCTGTCTTTGCTCTCTTGATCTGTGACCGATGCAGGATAGCCTGAAGCCATTTGCTTGCATCTCAAGAAGGTCTCGATGTGCTCTTCAAAAAGAGTGTCTGATTTCCTGGAAAAATTCCACACTTCAAAGATTTTGGTCACACGGTACCCTTTCTCTATAACAGTTGCTTAGAGAATTCAGCAGTGACGCATACACCTGTCAGGGCCTCGGACCAGTGTATGGGTCTGAATCATCACAAGGCTTTTCCTGGTTGTTGTTTTCACTGCAGGTGCGACAAAGGGGAAAGAAACGTTTTCATTGAGGTCCCTTGTAAGGCAACAGTGGCAGAACCAAGCCCTGGGGAGGGTAAACTGTTGCTTTTATCAGACCAAAATAGTTTTGTGGTAAATCATGGTGAATCATTTCAGGATGACCCATAGGATAACAAGAGGAACTCACTACATGAGGATAAAGGGATGTAAAGCATTGGTATGACCTCCATACAAGGCCTGGCGGGGTTCCAGGGGTTCGGGTATGTCAAAGGTGGAAAGGACATGAGGGTCAGACTTTTTGAGTTCTGTCCACTCCCTTTCCCAGATAAGCGTAACGCTCACCCCATAAGCAGCCTGTAAACATTACATTCTGCCTTGGAACTCCTGGTACATATCCCCCAAAACTCTTTCCCAGATAACCGTAACGCTCACCCCATTCTGTCTTGGaacttggggcggcagcgtagcctagtggttagagcgttggactggtaaccggaaggttgtgagttcaaacccccgagctgacaaggtacaaatctgtcgttctgcccctgaacaggcagttaacccactgttcccaggccgtcattgaaaataagaatgtgttcttaactgacttgcctggttaaataaaggtaaaataaaaaacaacacaCATGGCCTGGGGCACAAAGCAAGATTTACAACCGTGGAAGAAACAACCGTTGTACTTATACAGTCTTAACACTGTCAAAATGTGTGTAACCATCTACATGGTCCAATCCCCCCTCTCTTTTTTTTAATGTGGAATAAAAATGTTTTTAGCCTGGGATAAGTACTCCGACCATTGAACGGAGCCGCTAGAGTATGACTTGAATTGTCGGCGGTAGTTGTCAGGCGATGGAATAGCTGTAGATGC is a window from the Oncorhynchus keta strain PuntledgeMale-10-30-2019 chromosome 6, Oket_V2, whole genome shotgun sequence genome containing:
- the LOC118370629 gene encoding 60S ribosomal protein L7a, yielding MPKGKKSKGKKVAPAPSVAKKHEAKKVVNPLFEKRPKNYGIGQDIQPKRDLTRFVKWPRYIRLQRQRSILYKRLKVPPAINQFTQALDRQTATQLFKLAHKYRPETKQEKKQRLLARAEQKAAGKGDTPTKRPPVLRAGVNTVTTLVESKKAQLVVIAHDVDPIELVVFLPALCRKMGVPYCIVKGKARLGRLVHRKTCTSVAFTQTNPEDKGALAKLVEAIKTNYNDRYEEIRRHWGGGIMGPKSTARITKLEKAKAKELATKLG